The genomic window tgtctccgctattcgcgcacgatcgtttctcgtatcccctccaagtacttgcacaccgcgaatacagtgaggacgtttaggttggaataaattcatttgcTCTAGAATGGGCTATTTTGAcaataaatcccgaaacaagtcgatttttgtttttaaattacgattttttggcacatatatcatactagtgacttagtgacgtcattcatctgacCGTGTtgacgtagtcgatgatttttcaaatgagaatagtggtcgtgttatagctcatttgaaaggttatttaattttctattcagtaatataaacattaacaaaattatttatacaggatgtccaaaaaaattgtttgaattaaattaattgatacaaaaagaagaatgtatgtaatgtatttatttcaaaatacattttactgctgtcagaaaacagaaaaaatgtttatttgacaaataaatattgtttttcaccCACCTACAAATTGCcccttggcagtttgaacatttgatttaagagaaagcaatgtttatttttcaaataaagatttttttctgttttctgacagtagtagaatgtattttgaaataaataaattacatacattcttctttttgtatcaattaatttaattcaaaaaaaatttggatgccctatataaataattatcttaatatttatgttactgaatagagaattgaataacctttcaaatgagctattgtccttttcatgagcatttttcagtacgtaacaaatgataggaaaaagggtaagtccgtgataatacacatttatgacatttattctaacatgacattttagttaaatctgacagttgtcacattttattttcaatttggaataaaaacaaatcaaatgtgtttcttgcatttataaaatggtattttctttgatttgtatagtcttataaattatacagattatatttgtaatattattatctaattaaaaaaaattatttttttattatggcgccatctatcgacaactagaataactagaataaatgttgtaaatgtctgtaatcacggacgtgcctttttttctgtcacatacaatttaatgcgttagaaagaaatcgaaaaactgtgacgcactgaaagatgatgatgagaaaaagaatatcacacgacccctattctcattaaaaaaaatcgaaatttatacctatgccaaaaaatcgtaatttaaaaataaatatcggctgtttcgggatttatctcaaAAATCGCCaattttcgagaaaaaaaaaatgaatttattccaacctaaacgtcctcactgtatattttGAAATACAGAGTTTATAAAGTACCTATTCAtgaaaactataatttttataaCACTGAGCCCTCACAAGAAAACACTTTTTTAACCCGAGAACCACAACTTGGGGTAAAAAGCACTTGGAAAATCGACAAATTACTGGCCGCTAGTTTTTAACTGGAATATCTGGGGGAATCAATAGAAAACGAGTACCATCTTGTGAGTATCGAAATTTTTACTAAGTCATGGTTTTTATCAACATTTAAGCAAGAAATATGCATTTCAGTATTGTGAAAAAACTATGCATTGTAGATGAAAACGTTCAACAGACGTTCTTGAAAAtactttctctttaaaatgagattttctaAATAACAAAAGAGTGTAGGCATTGTAATTtcttgtgtgttttatttatattttatgccGAGAGAGAAACGTGAAAGTGTGACttttcttattaatttatttgacaACTTCTTAAAACAATATACTAATCGTAAAACTAAACTATATATGGTTTCCCACAACAACGTATCATATCTAGTGTATATATTAGATTCTAGTGTCCCAACATTCTCCGGACCCAGGAATCAGGCGGCAGTGAATCTATGTGGAGTCTTCAATGTTCTTCCATACCTTGACTTTTTACCCTTTTCTGACTTATCTTGTTCTGTTGAttcttctttgtcttttcttaaatTTTCTTGAATATCATTGATAGGTAGTTCAACTCTATATATAGTCGTAGACATGGACGAAccaatacaccattttttgtctTTACTTTTGCGACCCTTTGGATGCCATCTTGGCCAGAATATACTTCAATGATTTTGCCCATGGGCCAGTTTATTCTTTTGACGTTGTCGGAACCAACCATTACTACATCACCAACCTTCACTGAATCTCCTCTTCTTTGACCATAATTTACTAGTTCCGCAAGGTATTCTTTCCTAAATCTGTCGCGTAACATTTGCCTTAAATTTTGAATATGACGAAACCTACCTTTAAAAAATTCTGAATCCACGATGTCTAAATCCACAACCTCATCGGAATTACCCTGTAATGGCTTTAAAAAACTTGATGGGGTTAAAACCTCAAACTCATCGACTTCAGAAACATAGGTAAGTGGTCTTTGATTTATCACCGACTCTATGTCGCATAACACTGTGTACAGCTCTACATAATGCAACGATGCTTTCCCCAGTTGTCGGCGCAAAAGTTCTTTTACTACTCTTACTAACCTCTCCCACCACCCGCCCCACCAAGAAGCGGAGGGTGGATTAAAAATCCATTTTATTCGTCTTGTACCTGAAAATTGCTCTATTTCTACCCAATTTAACTTTCCAAAAATATTGTCACTCCCATGAAAATTTGTCCCATTGTCCGAATATATGATTTTAGGCCTCCCCCTTCTACTAATAAAGCGACGAAGAGCGTATAAAAATGCTTCAGTAGAGAGAGATTTCACCAGTTCCAAATGAAGCGCTCTGTATACTGCACACGTAAATAAAACTATCCACGTTTTTTCACCTCCCTTTAAAAATATAAGGGCCCTGCTAAATCTATACCTACAATCTCAAAAACCCCAGCATCGTTTATTCTATTAGCAGGTAAAGGAGCAAAAGGTGTTTCAATTTGTTTACCGTTTAACTTTTTACATGTGACGCATGAGTAAATTACAGAATTTATAGTTTTCCTGGCTTTTATTAACCAAAAATTTTCTCTGATTATTCCTAAAAGTATTTTCGGACCAGCATGACAACTTTTTTCATGTTCTTCAACTAAAAGTTTTCTTACTATTGTATTTTTGCTTGGAAGAATTATTGGGTACTTAAATTCTTGTGAAAAATCGCCATATGCAAGTCTGGTTTTTAACCTTAAAATTCCATTTTGGTCTTCAAATATTGCGAACTTCCTCAATCCctttatattttctgttaaattttGAGTTTGTGCAAATTTTATTATGCATGTTTCAGCTCTTTCTAGTTCTTGAGCATTTAAGTAATCAAATTTGTTGCTTGTCTTAGCTTCTAcacatgttcttcttcttttgttcCTAACATTGTGGTAAAATCTAAGAATCCATCCTACTAATCTCCGTACTTTTGAAAACTTTCCAAAATAATTTAACTTTTGACAAAATTCTTCCGAATTTTCTGCTAGATTAGTATTAACTAATTTCATACATTCTTTCATTGCTTCTTCTTCTGTAGCGCTTACTTCTCCTTTTGGCCACATATTTTCTGGTTCTTTGAGCCGTTGAGGGCCCTTCCACCATTGTTTTTCCAAAAGTTGTTTCCCGCTACATCCTCGTGATAAAACGTCTGCAATATTCATATCACCTGGCACGTGGCGCCACTGATCTACTGCAGAATATTTTTTAATCTCTTTTACCCGGTTTCCTACAAAAGTATTCCAAAGACCCTTTGTTTTAATCCAGGTTAAGACAACCATCGAATCACTCCAGTAGTACGTTTTAAGCTCTGTAAAGTCTGTTACTTCTTTAACAGTTTCTAATAACCTAACACCTATCACAGCAGCCATTAATTCTAACCTAGGGAGAGTAATCGTTTTAACTGGACTTAAACGTGATTTTGCTAACAAAAGTTTAATTGAAATAGAATTTTGAAATTCTAGCCTAATAAAAACGCAAGCGGCATAAGAGTATTTACTAGCGTCAACGAAAACGTGAagagttttatttattattaggttCTCTTCTTCTGGATATGCTAAATATCTATGTATGTTACAAAAATTGAGACACTTAACACTTTTTAACCAAATTTCGAAACGTTTTTTGATATCGTCAGGTAATTTTTGATCCCACGTCAATTTCAAGCTCCAAGTCTCTTGCAATAAGATTTTCGGTATTAACGTAAATGGAGCAGTGAAACCAATAGGATCGAAAACTCTCTGCGTTGCAGATAAAATGCCTCTTTTTGTTCTAGGAATCTCGTCAACACTGtctaaattttttatatcacaCGCTAAAGTGTCAGTTTGGTAATTCCACTGTATACCCAAAATAGAGATAAccttattttctaatttttcattGACGCTAGAAACATACGTATCGTTATTTTCATTAAAAGTCCACCCtctaatatcaaattttgcaTTCTTTAGAATTTCTGTTGACTcatcaataaattttttaagttctGTTTCATTCCTAACGCTAGAAACACAATTGTCTACGCAAAATGCGTTAAGAAATTGATTAGCTGTTTCTGTGTATGTTTTTTCCTTTTCTAAATGCAAATTAACTGTTGCTGCTAAAAGAAACGGACTTGGTTTTAGCCCAAAAACTACTCTACAATgtctaaatatttttatttctcttttttcATAGTTTTTCCACCACAAAAATCGTAAAAAATCCCTATCTTTCTCTGAAATGCTTATCTGCAAAAATGCCTTCGCTATGTCTGACGTTACCCCCAATTTTATGTAACCTGAACTTTAAAATTAAAGGTATTATTAGCTCAATTAGATTCGGACCCTTTTCTAGTAAATCATTAAGAGAATTACCGTTACCATCCTTAGCTGACGCATCAAACACTGGTCGGATCTTCGTAGTTAAACTGGACTCTTTGACAACTGCGTGATGTGCCAAGTAGTGCGTATTCTTTTCCAACGgctcttcttctacttcttcaaTGATTCCTGTATTTTCCCAATCTTGGAATATATTGTCATACTCTGTAAGCTTGTTCAGAGAAAGTAACCGTTTTGTGGTAGAAAAAAGTCGCTTTTCAGCTAAATTAAAATTAGAGGTTATAGCCGGATAACCTTCTGCCCATGGTAAACAAACTTCATATCTATTTTCACTATTTACCACAGTgctttctttaaatttttctaaagTGCGAATGTCTAACTCTTCTCGACATTTCGTCTCTGCTGGATCTTTTATACCCAGAACATCTAAACTCCATAAAGTACTCAATGAGTCAGTAAAATAAGTTGAAACAAacgtgtttattttattattacttttttgTGTCCCCATAACGGTCCAACCAAACTTGGTTTCCAAAGCTACTAAAGAATCATTTATGTTTACCAAGTTTCCCGTTATGATGTGACCAAACATGTCTGCCCCTATTAATAAATTAACCTCTAATTCTTTAGAAGCAGAatcatttatataaatatttttatcttttaataAATCTAGGACCTTTTGGTCAATTAGTTTTGGAACGTAATTGCAAATTTTAGATTGTTCCAGTAAAGATAACCCGATGCtgaatgaattttctaaattttctataCCTGCCTTAAACAAACGATGAATCTTTGGAGTTCCCTGCAACCCACCAAAAACACCTTGAACTATATTTTCTTGTCCAATTTTAGTTAACCCTAAATCTTCCGCGCATTTTGTAGTTATATAGGAACGTTGCGAACCCGAATCTAGCAGTGCCCTTACTGTCATTGACCTTTTATTATCAGAAATAACCCTAACATTGATCGTTTGCAGTAAAGTTTCAGAAGCGACAGTTGTTAATGTATTTTCTAAAGATTCTGATTTTTGCAAATctctatttttgttttctttttcatgcAAATCAGGACACATTAATGTAAAATGCTTGCGAGCGCATTTTATACATTTGACAGTTGTTTTGCATGTCCGAAAATTGTGAAACTGCTTTAAACATGAAAAACAACTCCGTTTTTTACTTATAATGGATTTTTTCTGCTCTAAAGTCATTTTCTGAGCTTTAATGCAGTCCTGACTGGCATGTGTATTGCTTTCGTAAAAAATACAAGAAAACTTTTGCTTACCCTTGGTTTTTAAACTCTCTGTATGTAAGGTTTCTACAGTATACTTATCGTCAATACTTTTTGGAACTGTGAAACTAGACTGAGCAAGTTTTACACGCTCTTCGGCCTCCACTTCTGTTTTCAGGAACTCTAGTAGACCCTGCAActcattattaaattttaaattattagaagccctATTTCTTTCCCAAATTTTAAGCAACTCATAAGGTAGCGCGGATTCAACAAGTGGCAAAAGCATCGCTGCATACTTGTCGCTAGTAACACCTAGTGTTCCCAAAGCCCTAAGCTGAGTCTCCAACCTATCATACAAAGTAGATAAAGCCATACATGGGTCCTCCTTTGAGGTTTGTTGATttagaattaaatttaataaCTCCCTAACGTATACCTCAATTAAAATTTCGTCCCTTGCGAATCTATTTTTCAGTTGGTCAATGGCTATTTTATAATTTTCAGCGGAAGGTGGGAAGCTTTCGACAAGGCTTCTGGCTGGCGTGCCATCTTCTGTTGATTGGATCAGGTATTGGAACTTGTCTTCGTTTGGAAGGTCTGCGTCTTCATCGATTTTTCTAAACTGGCCCCAAAAATTTATCCAATTTTTGACATTTCC from Diabrotica virgifera virgifera chromosome 5, PGI_DIABVI_V3a includes these protein-coding regions:
- the LOC126885522 gene encoding uncharacterized protein LOC126885522; protein product: MQNLKLERETIKGSLKKVFKEIEEVNPSDEKTIQRLLQQVDDKAERVFLLDNSIKDILFAEETSTEEISKKLNDEENFRDEVGKFRIECEYLIKNLKTLKDQENKGTKNEKPVKNLHLPKLEIKKYDGNVKNWINFWGQFRKIDEDADLPNEDKFQYLIQSTEDGTPARSLVESFPPSAENYKIAIDQLKNRFARDEILIEVYVRELLNLILNQQTSKEDPCMALSTLYDRLETQLRALGTLGVTSDKYAAMLLPLVESALPYELLKIWERNRASNNLKFNNELQGLLEFLKTEVEAEERVKLAQSSFTVPKSIDDKYTVETLHTESLKTKGKQKFSCIFYESNTHASQDCIKAQKMTLEQKKSIISKKRSCFSCLKQFHNFRTCKTTVKCIKCARKHFTLMCPDLHEKENKNRDLQKSESLENTLTTVASETLLQTINVRVISDNKRSMTVRALLDSGSQRSYITTKCAEDLGLTKIGQENIVQGVFGGLQGTPKIHRLFKAGIENLENSFSIGLSLLEQSKICNYVPKLIDQKVLDLLKDKNIYINDSASKELEVNLLIGADMFGHIITGNLVNINDSLVALETKFGWTVMGTQKSNNKINTFVSTYFTDSLSTLWSLDVLGIKDPAETKCREELDIRTLEKFKESTVVNSENRYEVCLPWAEGYPAITSNFNLAEKRLFSTTKRLLSLNKLTEYDNIFQDWENTGIIEEVEEEPLEKNTHYLAHHAVVKESSLTTKIRPVFDASAKDGNGYIKLGVTSDIAKAFLQISISEKDRDFLRFLWWKNYEKREIKIFRHCRVVFGLKPSPFLLAATVNLHLEKEKTYTETANQFLNAFCVDNCVSSVRNETELKKFIDESTEILKNAKFDIRGWTFNENNDTYVSSVNEKLENKVISILGIQWNYQTDTLACDIKNLDSVDEIPRTKRGILSATQRVFDPIGFTAPFTLIPKILLQETWSLKLTWDQKLPDDIKKRFEIWLKSVKCLNFCNIHRYLAYPEEENLIINKTLHVFVDASKYSYAACVFIRLEFQNSISIKLLLAKSRLSPVKTITLPRLELMAAVIGVRLLETVKEVTDFTELKTYYWSDSMVVLTWIKTKGLWNTFVGNRVKEIKKYSAVDQWRHVPGDMNIADVLSRGCSGKQLLEKQWWKGPQRLKEPENMWPKGESKTDFSKWKFVGKQL